From Candidatus Electrothrix rattekaaiensis, one genomic window encodes:
- a CDS encoding DUF6531 domain-containing protein: MSIDGPTGPLSFRRVYNSRSTGESVLGYGWSWSFGEYLLIDPGDDASIGRVLSTGRHIPHTKDSEGVWVSPAGKKTTITLETSGDYILTKQDGTVHSYDSQGKLTQIQEQSGYTRTFTYSGDQLQSVSDSFGRSFSFTYNASGYLETLTAPVGDFTFQYSGSNLWKVYRPGSIAFREYKYEDSNDPHNLTSVIDEEGVQIMSVVYDSSDRVENAYQANGSEGITIVYNGMERTVIDALGNSTVYQLGVQHGVARIDSFTGSGCAVCGGSGDSGSYTYTDRNQPEELTDGRGNVTGYGYDDAGNRTTVTKALGSAIERTVTTAYYTGTDRVHTVTRDSVANPGQQSVTTWTYDANGNPDTKTEEGYNGTTPITRTTDYDYDALGRLQAVDGPRADVNDILLYEYYPDSAAYGNNQGMLHTVTNALGHVVEYQDYNALRKVEKIIDPNLTETVLDYNDQGQLISRTVGDRTTLYTYDDAGVLQAVDLPDERRLEYAYWPSGRLKSVTDNQGNYRKLTWDAAGNLQDKEVYDSEDTLTAALHYAADSAGRNWKTWNDIDTTETLPAEELLYDAAGNLSERKIMRDTATPTILTTGYGYDELNRLTGITDPGSAVPNTIFSYDAHDNRTSVTDSRGVETEFVYDDFGRRTSRVSPDNGTTLYTYLPNDLVASRTDADNITLTYQYDALNRLTQIKRNNGTTLVSYNYDETVEGTEQKGRLTSMTDASGGSVYLYNIHGELIKETRTTAGQVFVTEYGYTGNGEVAYMIYPSGRRISWNRDTAGQLSSVQSLYEGKTGLLAENISSKPFGPVSSLETGNG; encoded by the coding sequence GTGAGTATAGACGGTCCCACCGGCCCATTGAGCTTCCGGCGGGTGTACAACAGCCGGAGCACCGGGGAATCCGTGCTTGGCTACGGCTGGTCGTGGTCGTTCGGGGAGTATCTGTTGATTGATCCGGGTGATGATGCTTCAATCGGCCGGGTACTGTCCACCGGGCGGCATATTCCGCATACCAAAGACAGCGAGGGCGTCTGGGTCAGTCCGGCGGGCAAAAAGACGACTATCACCCTGGAAACAAGCGGCGACTACATCCTGACCAAACAAGACGGCACTGTTCATAGCTATGACAGCCAAGGAAAGCTGACCCAAATTCAGGAGCAAAGCGGCTATACCCGTACCTTCACCTACAGCGGTGATCAGCTCCAATCCGTGTCTGACAGCTTTGGCCGTTCCTTTTCCTTCACCTACAATGCCTCCGGGTATCTGGAAACCCTGACCGCACCTGTCGGCGATTTCACCTTTCAATACAGCGGCAGTAACCTGTGGAAGGTGTATCGACCGGGAAGCATTGCTTTTCGCGAATACAAGTATGAAGACAGCAATGATCCCCATAACCTGACGTCGGTTATTGATGAGGAGGGCGTGCAGATCATGTCCGTGGTCTATGACAGCTCCGACCGGGTGGAGAACGCCTATCAGGCCAATGGCAGCGAAGGGATCACCATTGTTTACAACGGGATGGAGCGGACCGTCATCGATGCGCTCGGTAATAGTACTGTCTATCAGCTGGGTGTGCAGCATGGGGTGGCCCGCATTGACTCCTTCACCGGATCGGGTTGTGCCGTCTGCGGCGGATCGGGAGACAGCGGGAGTTATACGTATACTGATCGGAATCAGCCCGAGGAGCTGACCGACGGGCGGGGCAATGTCACCGGATACGGTTATGATGATGCAGGCAATCGAACTACCGTGACCAAAGCATTGGGCAGTGCAATTGAGCGCACTGTGACCACTGCCTACTATACCGGCACCGACCGGGTACATACCGTGACCCGCGATTCTGTGGCGAATCCGGGGCAGCAGAGCGTCACCACCTGGACATATGACGCCAACGGTAATCCGGACACGAAAACAGAAGAGGGCTACAACGGAACAACCCCGATTACCCGGACGACCGATTATGACTACGATGCTCTGGGCAGGTTGCAGGCAGTGGACGGACCTCGCGCCGATGTGAACGACATCCTGCTCTATGAGTATTATCCCGATAGTGCGGCCTACGGCAATAATCAGGGTATGCTCCATACAGTGACAAACGCCCTCGGCCATGTGGTGGAGTATCAAGACTATAACGCCCTGCGCAAGGTGGAAAAGATCATTGATCCCAATCTGACCGAGACCGTGCTGGATTATAATGACCAAGGGCAGTTGATCTCCCGGACTGTCGGCGACCGCACGACCTTGTATACCTACGACGATGCCGGAGTTCTGCAAGCCGTGGACCTGCCGGACGAGCGTCGTCTGGAGTATGCATACTGGCCCTCGGGCAGGCTGAAGAGCGTGACCGATAATCAGGGTAACTACCGCAAGCTGACCTGGGATGCTGCCGGGAATCTTCAGGACAAAGAGGTCTATGATAGCGAGGATACCCTGACAGCGGCCCTCCATTATGCTGCGGACAGCGCAGGACGGAACTGGAAGACCTGGAACGATATCGACACCACTGAAACCCTGCCGGCGGAAGAGCTGCTCTATGACGCAGCAGGTAATCTATCAGAGCGGAAAATAATGCGGGACACCGCAACACCCACTATCCTGACCACGGGCTACGGATATGACGAGCTGAACCGATTGACCGGCATCACTGATCCCGGTTCTGCTGTGCCGAACACGATCTTCAGCTACGATGCGCACGACAACCGGACCTCGGTTACGGACAGCAGGGGCGTGGAGACCGAGTTTGTCTATGACGATTTCGGGCGTCGGACAAGCCGGGTCAGCCCGGATAACGGTACGACGTTGTACACGTATCTGCCCAACGATCTTGTCGCGTCCCGGACTGATGCGGATAATATCACCCTGACTTATCAGTACGACGCCCTGAACCGGCTGACGCAGATCAAGCGGAACAACGGCACGACCCTGGTGAGCTACAACTACGATGAAACCGTGGAAGGAACAGAGCAGAAAGGCCGCCTGACCTCCATGACCGATGCCTCGGGCGGGTCAGTGTACCTGTACAACATCCACGGCGAGCTGATCAAGGAGACCCGCACCACCGCCGGGCAGGTTTTTGTCACTGAATACGGTTACACCGGCAACGGGGAAGTCGCGTACATGATCTATCCCTCGGGCCGCAGGATCAGCTGGAACCGTGACACCGCAGGACAGCTTTCTTCCGTGCAGTCCCTGTACGAGGGAAAAACCGGCTTGCTGGCCGAAAATATCAGCAGCAAACCCTTCGGCCCGGTCAGCAGCCTGGAAACGGGCAACGG
- a CDS encoding AAA family ATPase, which produces MKLPYGESNFEKIITQDFLYIDKTEYIAALEENGSYNILLRPRRFGKTLFLSALRYYYDIRSKDAFDALFGNLAIGRNPTPLKNSYQILFMEFSGISIKDEESIERDFAFEVTKRLRTFLNEYQYPAEAVRRVEEQSSPASLMKAFFEIVREAKIYLFIDEYDHFANAVLGEDQELFSAIVGKGGFVRAFYEVIKTATMEGIVDRLFITGVTSITLDSMTSGFNIGKNLSFAKEFNQALGFTRQETEGLIRPLVDACGLDAPEVMRILGNWYNGYLFSSRAVEKMFNPDMVLYFVDSFDRAGCLWPEQMLDDNIASDYGKIMRLFGIGDRENNFQTLEELIVNGEIVGRHKGKLDLDMNKPFERNDFISLLLYMGFITLSGTLLSQYCYKVPNYVIQKLYYDYFRAEIERRSQITVSSRAIENAVAELALHNNIKPLIEEIGRVLALFSNRDFMRMDEKHIKAVILTLLYQSEVYFIQSEAEVNNRYPDILLLERNPIEVRYQFLFELKYSKKKEGKRGLEGKRIEGIAQVRAYQELAEIRKLPKLKSYLLLTDGSAIEAVEVG; this is translated from the coding sequence ATGAAGCTGCCATACGGTGAGAGTAATTTTGAAAAAATTATCACTCAGGATTTTCTCTATATTGACAAAACAGAGTATATCGCCGCCTTGGAAGAAAATGGCAGCTATAATATTTTGCTCCGTCCTCGCCGCTTTGGCAAAACGCTTTTCCTCTCCGCCCTCCGCTATTATTACGACATCCGCTCCAAGGATGCATTCGATGCTCTTTTCGGCAATCTTGCAATAGGTCGCAACCCCACTCCGCTGAAAAACAGCTATCAGATCCTCTTTATGGAGTTCAGCGGCATTAGCATCAAAGATGAAGAGAGTATTGAACGTGATTTCGCCTTTGAGGTTACCAAGAGACTACGGACTTTTCTGAACGAGTATCAGTATCCTGCTGAGGCGGTTCGTCGGGTAGAGGAACAGTCATCCCCGGCCTCCTTGATGAAGGCGTTTTTTGAAATCGTCAGGGAGGCAAAAATTTACCTGTTTATCGACGAGTATGACCATTTCGCCAATGCCGTGCTCGGCGAAGATCAGGAGCTGTTCAGCGCAATCGTAGGCAAGGGCGGTTTTGTCCGGGCATTTTATGAGGTTATCAAGACCGCCACTATGGAGGGCATTGTTGACCGTCTCTTCATCACCGGTGTGACCTCCATCACCCTGGACAGCATGACCAGCGGCTTCAATATCGGCAAAAATCTTTCCTTTGCTAAGGAATTTAATCAGGCTCTGGGGTTTACTCGCCAAGAAACGGAAGGGTTGATCCGACCACTTGTTGATGCCTGCGGACTTGACGCTCCAGAGGTAATGCGGATCCTCGGAAATTGGTATAACGGCTACCTGTTCAGCAGTCGAGCCGTCGAGAAGATGTTCAATCCTGACATGGTGCTGTACTTTGTAGACAGCTTTGACCGAGCGGGATGCCTTTGGCCGGAACAAATGCTGGACGACAATATCGCTTCGGACTACGGGAAAATCATGCGGCTCTTCGGGATCGGCGACCGGGAGAACAATTTCCAGACCCTTGAGGAGCTGATCGTCAACGGCGAAATCGTCGGGCGGCATAAGGGAAAACTTGATCTGGATATGAACAAGCCCTTTGAGCGCAACGATTTTATCAGTCTGCTCCTGTACATGGGCTTTATTACCCTCAGCGGTACCCTGCTCAGTCAGTACTGCTACAAGGTGCCCAATTATGTTATTCAGAAGTTGTATTATGATTATTTCAGAGCGGAGATTGAGCGGCGCAGCCAGATTACGGTTTCAAGCCGCGCTATTGAAAACGCTGTGGCCGAATTGGCCCTGCATAATAATATCAAGCCGCTGATTGAGGAAATCGGCAGGGTGCTGGCCTTATTTTCCAACCGTGATTTCATGCGCATGGATGAAAAACACATCAAGGCTGTGATCCTGACCCTGCTGTACCAGTCTGAGGTCTATTTTATTCAGAGCGAGGCCGAGGTGAACAACCGCTACCCGGATATCCTCCTGCTGGAGCGCAACCCCATTGAGGTGCGGTATCAGTTTCTCTTTGAGCTGAAATACAGTAAGAAGAAGGAGGGGAAGCGAGGCTTGGAGGGGAAACGAATCGAAGGAATTGCGCAGGTCAGGGCGTATCAGGAGCTTGCGGAGATCAGAAAGCTGCCCAAGCTGAAGTCCTACCTCCTGCTCACTGACGGCAGTGCGATTGAGGCGGTGGAGGTTGGGTGA
- a CDS encoding bifunctional acetate--CoA ligase family protein/GNAT family N-acetyltransferase, with the protein MGKHYLNKLFEPDAVAVFGASDREGAVGNLVFKNMIEGGFKGDVFPINPKHKKVQGRKAFPDLKTIGKPVDLAVITTPAATVPGIIEACGNYGIKDAVVISAGFREVGPQGLKLERAVVENAHRYDMRVMGPNCLGLMRPSTGLNCTFNKGNANEGSIALVSQSGALCTAILDWAAANDIGFSAVVSTGISADIDFGDILDYLVTDPKTKSILLYIEGIHDALSFMSGLRAAARIKPVIALKVGRHATGSKAAMSHTGALVGADDVFDSALRRAGVVRGMRIANLFSAAGTLTYPIKAGGERLVIITNGGGPGVMATDHLADLELPLAELSEATMKKLDEVLPLTWSKSNPVDIIGDATPERYTQAVEICMKDPGVDGLLVLLTPQAMTDPAGVAESLVALKTRGKPLLTCWMGEIQVAEGRRILRKADIPTFNTPETAVDAFSYLVNYSRNQKLLLETPGPISRDRAPDVEGARLIIESVLSEGRKILSESESKAVLHAFRIPTASASIVRSPNETLVQAESIGFPIALKINSPDITHKSDAGGVRLGISNAQAARSAYNEMLSEVKKNRPEARLDGVTIEPMLQRPNGRELLVGLVTDPVFGPVITFGAGGTSVEVMGDRAVTLPPLNSRLVRDLISRTRVSKLLGAFRHMPAVDIEALEQVLLRVSEIACELPLVKELDINPLIVDEHGAIAVDARIVVDYHIQTADRYNHMAIYPYPAHLVTTRQLPNGTDMVIRPIRPEDAEIEQEFVRNLSEQSKYFRFMQSLSELSPQMLTSFTQIDYNREMALIAVVDQDGKETEIGVARYIINPDGRSCEFAIVISDKWQRQGLAHLLMRHLIDTARSHGLQTMEGDILRNNNEMLRLATKLGFIISSNRSDAELEHVVLRM; encoded by the coding sequence ATGGGTAAGCATTATCTGAACAAACTGTTTGAACCGGACGCCGTTGCCGTCTTCGGTGCCAGCGACCGCGAGGGAGCGGTGGGTAACCTAGTCTTTAAGAATATGATCGAAGGCGGTTTTAAAGGCGATGTCTTTCCGATTAATCCGAAACATAAAAAGGTGCAGGGACGCAAGGCCTTTCCTGATCTCAAGACCATCGGCAAACCGGTCGATCTTGCGGTTATAACCACCCCGGCGGCAACCGTGCCCGGTATTATTGAAGCCTGCGGCAATTACGGGATCAAGGATGCCGTGGTTATTTCGGCAGGCTTTCGTGAAGTCGGCCCGCAGGGGTTGAAGCTGGAACGGGCCGTGGTGGAAAACGCTCATCGCTACGACATGCGGGTTATGGGACCCAACTGTTTAGGGCTGATGCGACCGAGCACCGGATTGAACTGTACCTTTAACAAAGGCAATGCCAACGAGGGAAGCATTGCCCTGGTTTCTCAATCAGGTGCCCTATGTACAGCTATTCTGGACTGGGCCGCAGCCAATGATATCGGTTTTTCTGCTGTGGTTTCCACCGGGATTTCCGCTGATATTGATTTCGGTGATATTCTTGATTATCTGGTCACTGATCCCAAGACCAAGAGTATTCTCCTCTATATTGAGGGCATTCACGATGCCCTGTCGTTTATGAGCGGATTGCGGGCCGCAGCGCGAATCAAGCCAGTTATCGCTCTCAAGGTGGGTCGTCATGCCACTGGGTCAAAGGCGGCCATGTCGCATACCGGTGCTCTGGTCGGAGCAGACGATGTCTTTGACAGTGCCTTGCGTCGGGCCGGTGTGGTGCGCGGTATGCGCATTGCCAACCTCTTTTCTGCTGCTGGTACTTTGACGTATCCCATTAAGGCAGGCGGTGAACGACTGGTGATCATAACCAATGGCGGCGGCCCCGGCGTGATGGCTACAGACCACTTGGCTGATCTGGAGTTGCCCTTGGCCGAGTTGAGCGAAGCAACCATGAAGAAGCTTGACGAGGTGCTGCCCCTCACTTGGTCCAAGAGCAATCCGGTGGATATTATCGGAGACGCAACCCCGGAACGCTATACCCAGGCTGTGGAGATCTGCATGAAGGATCCGGGTGTGGACGGCCTGCTGGTTTTGCTGACACCCCAGGCCATGACTGATCCTGCCGGGGTGGCGGAATCTTTGGTTGCTTTGAAAACCCGAGGTAAACCCCTGTTGACCTGCTGGATGGGCGAGATTCAGGTGGCAGAAGGCCGCCGCATTCTCCGCAAGGCGGATATCCCCACCTTTAACACCCCGGAAACAGCAGTGGATGCCTTTTCTTATCTGGTCAACTACAGCCGCAACCAGAAACTGCTGCTGGAAACCCCCGGTCCCATCTCACGGGACAGGGCACCGGACGTGGAAGGGGCACGCCTGATCATTGAGAGCGTGCTGAGCGAGGGCCGCAAGATCCTCAGTGAATCTGAATCCAAGGCCGTGCTCCATGCCTTTCGGATTCCCACGGCCAGTGCCAGTATTGTTCGATCTCCCAATGAGACCCTGGTTCAGGCGGAAAGTATCGGTTTTCCCATTGCTTTGAAAATCAACTCGCCGGACATCACCCATAAATCTGACGCAGGCGGGGTGCGTCTGGGGATATCTAATGCCCAGGCAGCCCGCAGTGCCTATAACGAGATGTTGAGCGAAGTAAAGAAGAATCGTCCGGAAGCCCGGCTTGACGGGGTAACCATTGAACCCATGCTCCAGCGTCCCAACGGTAGGGAATTATTGGTCGGCCTTGTTACTGATCCGGTCTTCGGCCCGGTTATTACCTTCGGTGCGGGTGGTACCTCTGTCGAAGTGATGGGGGATCGTGCGGTCACTCTGCCGCCGCTGAACAGTCGGCTGGTCCGGGATCTGATCAGCCGAACCAGGGTATCCAAGCTGCTCGGGGCCTTTCGGCATATGCCAGCGGTGGACATTGAAGCTCTGGAGCAGGTCTTATTGCGGGTTTCCGAGATCGCCTGCGAGCTGCCCTTGGTCAAGGAACTGGACATCAATCCCCTGATCGTGGACGAGCACGGGGCCATTGCCGTGGATGCGCGTATTGTGGTGGATTATCATATCCAAACCGCTGATCGTTACAACCATATGGCCATCTATCCCTATCCGGCCCATTTGGTGACCACTCGGCAATTACCCAACGGAACCGATATGGTGATCCGGCCCATCCGACCCGAGGATGCCGAGATTGAGCAGGAGTTTGTCCGTAATCTTTCCGAGCAGTCCAAATACTTTCGCTTTATGCAATCCCTGTCAGAACTCAGCCCGCAGATGCTGACCAGCTTCACCCAGATTGATTATAATCGGGAAATGGCCCTGATTGCGGTGGTAGACCAGGACGGCAAGGAAACCGAGATCGGGGTTGCCCGCTATATCATTAACCCGGACGGCAGGAGCTGCGAGTTCGCCATTGTTATTTCTGATAAATGGCAGCGTCAGGGACTTGCCCATCTGCTGATGCGTCATCTCATTGATACGGCCCGCAGTCATGGCTTGCAGACGATGGAGGGAGATATCCTGCGGAATAATAATGAAATGCTGCGGCTGGCGACCAAACTGGGCTTTATTATCAGTTCCAATCGGTCTGATGCGGAGCTGGAGCATGTGGTGTTGCGGATGTAG
- a CDS encoding tetratricopeptide repeat protein has translation MKQGQRDQAPSVEENSKTLPRQERSARQTASEERPYSRGESEDMVQGFLSSGFGSADSANSADSVDASSYGDSHDKRDTRSLHDADTRNEQEIWKKEEPQTETAPHSDDLVPGGLYAVQEQEAGPYCLAKVIYTEEHVVHVICYAECPEQLSPEITGQEVTVGLNREDGSFGIDHLPLPKTDFIAKTVFLGQRPLTENDFAGYRVFVDSVFDCLDEQAPDWLKKAGSYAAWRYDHNAMAALVDRYLIGVDLLRDSKKSLYWLNRLVHAEKGLVQPGESITEEQQILTGGIYACPQEDQRYRICKVVLKDKHGVQQLDFPSLLGQLPEELHPIRIVEQASARRTGKPPSLSHDSLDAPGFLAQSPLFLGLLPVTVDELHCYRAHLRKMFDGAEFRESAWENLGKRAQHGEIQAQMDVAYRYIDGDSLWEVKRNISEALRWFTEAANQGHGLAAYTLALLFQQGEEGVPPDPKLGLEWLVYSAQLNYGPAQLHAADCYRQGRGCAANPALAHAWYSLAIMADNDLSEEAKKRAKQRKYEIEGTCSDEQLAEAKEYFQQLFQQLQESS, from the coding sequence GTGAAACAGGGTCAAAGGGATCAAGCCCCCTCGGTCGAAGAAAACAGCAAGACTCTTCCCCGTCAGGAAAGGTCAGCTCGACAGACAGCCTCTGAGGAACGACCGTACTCAAGAGGAGAGTCCGAAGACATGGTCCAAGGTTTTTTATCCTCCGGTTTTGGTTCCGCCGATTCCGCCAATTCCGCCGATTCTGTCGATGCTTCCTCCTATGGTGACAGTCATGACAAGCGTGATACTCGCTCTCTTCACGATGCCGACACGAGGAATGAACAGGAGATATGGAAAAAGGAGGAGCCTCAGACTGAAACTGCTCCTCATTCTGACGATCTGGTTCCGGGCGGACTCTACGCCGTTCAAGAACAGGAAGCTGGACCGTATTGCCTCGCAAAGGTAATTTATACAGAAGAACATGTCGTTCATGTAATTTGCTACGCAGAATGCCCTGAGCAACTCTCCCCTGAAATAACGGGACAGGAGGTGACTGTTGGCTTGAACAGAGAGGATGGCTCATTCGGCATTGATCATCTTCCGCTTCCCAAAACTGATTTTATCGCCAAAACGGTCTTTCTGGGGCAACGCCCCCTGACTGAAAATGATTTTGCAGGCTATCGTGTTTTTGTTGACTCAGTTTTCGATTGCCTTGACGAACAAGCTCCTGACTGGCTGAAAAAAGCCGGTTCGTATGCAGCTTGGCGTTACGACCATAATGCCATGGCCGCCCTTGTTGACCGCTATCTTATCGGGGTTGACCTGCTCAGAGACAGCAAAAAATCCCTGTACTGGCTGAATCGACTTGTCCATGCAGAAAAAGGGCTTGTCCAACCCGGAGAATCCATTACAGAAGAACAACAGATCCTCACTGGCGGCATATACGCCTGCCCACAAGAGGATCAAAGATATCGTATTTGTAAAGTCGTGCTCAAAGACAAACACGGGGTGCAGCAACTCGATTTCCCTTCCCTGCTCGGTCAACTTCCAGAAGAACTGCATCCGATCCGGATAGTTGAGCAGGCATCGGCACGGCGGACGGGCAAGCCCCCTTCGCTCTCCCATGACTCCCTTGACGCCCCGGGTTTTCTCGCGCAATCTCCTCTTTTTCTTGGCCTCTTACCCGTAACAGTTGATGAGCTCCACTGCTACCGGGCCCATCTCCGAAAAATGTTTGACGGGGCCGAGTTCCGGGAAAGTGCCTGGGAGAACCTCGGAAAAAGAGCGCAACATGGCGAAATACAAGCACAGATGGATGTTGCATACCGTTATATCGACGGCGACTCGCTCTGGGAGGTCAAACGAAATATCTCCGAAGCTCTTCGCTGGTTCACAGAGGCAGCAAACCAAGGTCACGGCCTTGCAGCCTATACTCTGGCCCTTCTTTTTCAACAGGGAGAAGAAGGGGTTCCGCCTGATCCGAAGCTAGGTCTTGAATGGCTCGTTTACTCGGCACAACTCAACTATGGGCCAGCTCAGCTCCATGCTGCGGACTGTTATCGACAGGGCAGAGGCTGTGCAGCGAACCCCGCACTTGCTCATGCTTGGTATTCTCTGGCGATTATGGCCGATAATGATCTGTCGGAAGAGGCAAAAAAAAGAGCGAAACAACGCAAATACGAAATAGAAGGCACCTGTTCCGACGAACAGCTGGCAGAGGCGAAAGAATATTTTCAGCAGCTCTTTCAGCAGCTGCAAGAATCCTCCTGA